In Streptomyces alboniger, the following are encoded in one genomic region:
- a CDS encoding GMC family oxidoreductase — protein MAETPQAATEYDYVIVGGGTAGSVIASRLTENPDITVAVIEGGPSDIDREDVLTLRRWLGLLGGDLDYGYTTTEQPRGNSHILHSRAKVLGGCSSHNTLISFKPLPSDWDEWEEAGATGWNAKAMDPYFGKLRNNIVRVAKKDQNQIATDWVEATKTALGVPEIVGFNDQPFDEGVGFFDLAYHPENNKRSSASVAYLHPHMEAGDRPNLHLFLETWATRLELEGKTARGVHVRMKDSEESLLTARREVLVCAGAVDTPRLLMHSGIGPKKDLEALGIPVVHDLPGVGENLIDHPESVIVWETDGPIPGNSAMDSDAGLFVKRDPDHKGPDLMFHFYQIPFTDNPERLGYERPEHGVSMTPNIPKSRARGRLYLTSADPEVKPALDFKYFEDEGDYDGQTLVDGIKLARKVAQAEPFKKWLKREVFPGPEVTDDAEISELVRKAAHTVYHPAGTCRMGASHDELAVVDPELKIRGMAGIRIADASVFPTMPAVNPMIGVLMVGEKCAEILGGDGR, from the coding sequence ATGGCTGAAACCCCCCAGGCCGCAACCGAGTACGACTACGTCATCGTCGGCGGCGGCACGGCGGGCTCGGTGATCGCATCCCGCCTCACCGAGAACCCTGACATCACCGTCGCCGTCATCGAGGGCGGTCCCAGCGACATCGACCGCGAGGACGTCCTCACGCTCCGCCGCTGGCTCGGCCTGCTCGGCGGTGACCTCGACTACGGCTACACCACCACGGAGCAGCCGCGCGGCAACTCCCACATCCTGCACAGCCGTGCCAAGGTGCTCGGCGGCTGCTCGTCGCACAACACCCTGATCTCCTTCAAGCCGCTGCCGTCCGACTGGGACGAGTGGGAGGAGGCCGGGGCCACCGGCTGGAACGCCAAGGCCATGGACCCCTACTTCGGCAAGCTGCGCAACAACATCGTGCGCGTCGCCAAGAAGGACCAGAACCAGATCGCCACCGACTGGGTCGAGGCGACGAAGACCGCCCTCGGCGTCCCGGAGATCGTCGGCTTCAACGACCAGCCCTTCGACGAGGGCGTCGGCTTCTTCGACCTCGCCTACCACCCGGAGAACAACAAGCGCTCCTCCGCGTCGGTCGCCTACCTCCACCCCCACATGGAGGCCGGCGACCGCCCGAACCTCCACCTGTTCCTGGAGACCTGGGCCACCAGGCTGGAGCTGGAAGGCAAGACCGCGCGCGGTGTCCACGTGCGGATGAAGGACAGCGAGGAGTCGCTGCTGACCGCCCGCCGCGAGGTGCTCGTCTGCGCCGGCGCCGTCGACACGCCGCGGCTGCTCATGCACTCGGGCATCGGCCCGAAGAAGGACCTCGAAGCGCTCGGCATCCCCGTCGTGCACGACCTGCCGGGCGTCGGTGAGAACCTCATCGACCACCCGGAGTCGGTCATCGTCTGGGAGACCGACGGGCCGATCCCCGGCAACTCCGCGATGGACTCGGACGCCGGTCTGTTCGTGAAGCGGGACCCGGACCACAAGGGCCCGGACCTGATGTTCCACTTCTACCAGATCCCGTTCACGGACAACCCGGAGCGCCTCGGATACGAACGTCCCGAGCACGGTGTGTCGATGACGCCGAACATCCCCAAGTCCCGTGCGCGCGGTCGCCTCTACCTCACGTCGGCCGACCCCGAGGTCAAGCCGGCGCTGGACTTCAAGTACTTCGAGGATGAGGGCGACTACGACGGGCAGACCCTCGTCGACGGCATCAAGCTGGCCCGCAAGGTCGCGCAGGCCGAGCCGTTCAAGAAGTGGCTCAAGCGCGAGGTCTTCCCCGGCCCCGAGGTCACCGACGACGCCGAGATCAGCGAGCTGGTGCGCAAGGCCGCCCACACCGTGTACCACCCGGCGGGGACCTGCCGAATGGGCGCTTCCCATGATGAACTCGCCGTGGTCGACCCGGAGTTGAAGATCCGGGGCATGGCAGGAATCCGTATCGCGGACGCATCCGTCTTCCCGACGATGCCCGCCGTGAACCCGATGATCGGAGTACTCATGGTCGGGGAGAAATGTGCCGAGATCCTTGGTGGTGACGGCCGATGA
- a CDS encoding quaternary amine ABC transporter ATP-binding protein produces the protein MSEATMTTEDQAAAPADGPVFAVKNLWKVFGPRAERIPHDTSLHGLSPAELREQTGCTAAVRDVSFEVNKGEVFVVMGLSGSGKSTLVRCLTRLIEPTSGAIAIDGEDVLAMDRARLRELRRHRASMVFQHFGLLPHRSVLDNVAYGLEIQGVGKAERRAKALEVVKKVGLEGLEQRKPGQLSGGQQQRVGLARALAVDPEVLLFDEPFSALDPLIRRDMQEEVVRLHREEGRTMVFITHDLSEALKLGDRIALMRDGRVVQCGTPEEIVGSPADEYVRDFVRDVARADVMSVRSAMRPAEADEESRGAALAPDAKVSEAIEAVARTGFPVRVMDGKRCLGVVDHAGLLGVVAGTAATPTVPGQGGVVA, from the coding sequence ATGAGCGAAGCCACCATGACGACCGAGGACCAGGCCGCGGCGCCCGCCGACGGGCCCGTGTTCGCCGTCAAGAACCTCTGGAAGGTCTTCGGCCCCCGGGCCGAGCGAATACCGCACGACACCTCGCTGCACGGCCTGAGCCCCGCCGAACTGCGTGAGCAGACCGGCTGCACGGCCGCCGTGCGGGATGTGTCCTTCGAGGTCAACAAGGGCGAGGTCTTCGTCGTCATGGGCCTGTCGGGGTCCGGCAAGTCCACCCTCGTACGCTGTCTGACCCGGCTCATCGAGCCGACCTCCGGCGCCATCGCCATCGACGGCGAGGACGTCCTCGCCATGGACAGGGCCCGCCTGCGCGAACTGCGCCGCCACCGCGCCTCCATGGTCTTCCAGCACTTCGGCCTGCTGCCGCACCGCTCCGTCCTCGACAACGTCGCGTACGGCCTGGAGATCCAGGGCGTCGGCAAGGCCGAGCGGCGCGCCAAGGCCCTCGAAGTCGTCAAGAAGGTCGGCCTCGAAGGCCTTGAGCAGCGCAAGCCGGGACAGCTCTCCGGTGGTCAGCAGCAGCGCGTGGGCCTGGCCCGCGCCCTCGCCGTCGACCCCGAAGTCCTGTTGTTCGACGAGCCGTTCAGCGCGCTCGACCCGCTGATCCGCCGTGACATGCAGGAGGAGGTCGTCCGCCTGCACCGTGAAGAGGGCCGCACGATGGTCTTCATCACCCACGACCTCAGCGAGGCCCTCAAGCTCGGCGACCGCATCGCCCTGATGCGCGACGGCCGCGTCGTCCAGTGCGGCACCCCCGAGGAGATCGTCGGCTCCCCGGCCGACGAGTACGTCCGCGACTTCGTACGCGATGTCGCGCGCGCCGACGTGATGAGCGTGCGCAGCGCCATGCGCCCCGCCGAGGCCGACGAGGAGAGCCGCGGCGCGGCCCTCGCGCCCGACGCCAAGGTCTCCGAGGCCATCGAGGCCGTCGCCCGCACCGGTTTCCCCGTGCGCGTCATGGACGGCAAGCGGTGCCTCGGCGTGGTCGACCACGCCGGGCTGCTCGGTGTCGTCGCCGGCACCGCCGCAACGCCAACCGTCCCCGGCCAGGGCGGGGTGGTCGCCTGA
- a CDS encoding ABC transporter permease gives MATATASSPVRDTGIGALLRHRAIGKLLLLAVAAAVLVPIVNAKWASGAWPDALTVDLTEPLGRTSDWIIDNRDSHPLFIYFFGHVSNAIVLSVRGVYLVLLAAGWAGVTVAAGLVAWRVAGVKLAVTASAAFAVCGLLGMWVPTMQTLALMIVAVIASVVLGLLLGLAGGLNDRVFRILRPVLDTMQVLPAYAYLLPFALVFGMGVPAAIIATVVYAAPPMARLTALGLRGADGGVMEAVTSLGATGRQRLFSARLPLARKELLLGVNQTIMMALSMAVIASVIGAGGLGDRVYQALSSVDVGQALAAGIPIVLLAVVLDRVTGAAGERMGAPAAGSASPLRGWRGWSLVAAVTVVAALAARFADRVDWPTGWVVNIAPPVNTAKEWMVDHIYTGVPVVGGTADWASHFTTWILNPARDGLQGLPWWSVLLIVAALAWLIGTWQTALTAVAAMGAIGVLGVWNKSLDTLAQVIAGVAVTLVLGFAVGIAASRSKRFERMLRPVLDVFQTMPQFVYLIPVVALFGVGRAPAVAAAVVYALPAVVRITTQGLRQVDAAAMESSRSLGATGWQQLRKVQLPLARPALMLALNQGVVLVLAVVVIGGLVGGGALGYDVVFGIAQGDLATGLVAGVAIVCLGLMLDRVTQPTERRTKKGA, from the coding sequence ATGGCCACAGCCACCGCATCGAGTCCCGTACGGGACACCGGAATCGGCGCGCTCCTGCGTCACCGCGCCATCGGCAAGCTCCTGCTGCTCGCCGTCGCCGCGGCGGTTCTCGTGCCGATCGTCAACGCCAAGTGGGCCTCCGGCGCCTGGCCGGACGCGCTCACCGTCGACCTGACCGAACCGCTGGGCAGGACCAGCGACTGGATCATCGACAACCGCGACAGCCACCCGCTGTTCATCTACTTCTTCGGGCACGTCAGCAACGCCATCGTGCTCTCCGTGCGCGGCGTCTACCTCGTGCTGCTCGCCGCCGGCTGGGCCGGCGTGACCGTCGCCGCCGGGCTCGTCGCCTGGCGCGTGGCGGGCGTCAAGCTCGCCGTCACCGCGTCCGCCGCGTTCGCCGTGTGCGGGCTCCTCGGCATGTGGGTGCCGACCATGCAGACGCTCGCCCTGATGATCGTCGCGGTTATCGCCTCGGTCGTGCTCGGTCTGCTCCTCGGCCTCGCGGGCGGCCTCAACGACCGCGTCTTCCGCATCCTGCGCCCGGTCCTCGACACCATGCAGGTGCTGCCCGCCTACGCCTACCTGCTGCCGTTCGCGCTCGTCTTCGGCATGGGCGTCCCCGCGGCCATCATCGCCACGGTCGTGTACGCCGCCCCGCCCATGGCCCGCCTCACGGCGCTCGGCCTGCGCGGCGCCGACGGCGGCGTCATGGAGGCCGTGACCTCGCTCGGCGCGACCGGCCGCCAGCGGCTGTTCTCCGCGCGTCTGCCGCTGGCCCGCAAGGAACTCCTGCTCGGCGTCAACCAGACGATCATGATGGCGCTCTCGATGGCCGTCATCGCCTCGGTGATCGGCGCGGGCGGCCTCGGCGACCGCGTCTACCAGGCGCTCTCGTCCGTCGACGTCGGCCAGGCGCTCGCCGCCGGCATCCCGATCGTGCTGCTCGCCGTGGTCCTGGACCGTGTGACGGGCGCCGCGGGCGAACGCATGGGGGCGCCTGCCGCCGGGTCCGCCTCGCCGCTGCGCGGCTGGCGCGGCTGGTCCCTCGTGGCCGCCGTGACGGTCGTGGCCGCGCTCGCCGCCCGCTTCGCGGACCGCGTCGACTGGCCGACCGGCTGGGTCGTCAACATCGCCCCGCCGGTGAACACCGCCAAGGAGTGGATGGTCGACCACATCTACACCGGTGTGCCCGTCGTCGGCGGCACCGCCGACTGGGCGTCGCACTTCACCACGTGGATCCTCAACCCCGCCCGCGACGGCCTCCAGGGCCTTCCCTGGTGGTCGGTCCTGCTGATCGTCGCCGCGCTCGCCTGGCTGATCGGCACCTGGCAGACCGCGCTGACCGCCGTCGCCGCGATGGGCGCGATCGGTGTCCTCGGCGTGTGGAACAAGTCCCTCGACACGCTCGCGCAGGTCATCGCCGGTGTCGCCGTGACGCTCGTCCTCGGCTTCGCGGTCGGCATCGCGGCCTCACGCAGCAAGCGCTTCGAGCGGATGCTCCGCCCGGTGCTCGACGTCTTCCAGACGATGCCGCAGTTCGTCTACCTCATCCCGGTCGTCGCCCTCTTCGGCGTCGGCCGCGCCCCCGCGGTCGCCGCCGCCGTCGTCTACGCGCTGCCCGCCGTCGTCCGCATCACGACGCAGGGCCTGCGCCAGGTCGACGCCGCCGCGATGGAGTCCTCCCGTTCGCTGGGCGCCACCGGCTGGCAGCAGCTGCGCAAGGTCCAGCTGCCACTGGCCCGCCCGGCCCTCATGCTCGCCCTCAACCAGGGCGTCGTCCTGGTGCTCGCCGTCGTCGTCATCGGCGGCCTGGTCGGCGGTGGCGCGCTCGGCTACGACGTCGTGTTCGGCATCGCGCAGGGCGACCTGGCGACGGGTCTGGTGGCCGGTGTGGCAATCGTCTGCCTCGGCCTGATGCTCGACCGGGTCACGCAGCCCACGGAGCGCCGCACGAAGAAGGGTGCGTGA
- a CDS encoding ABC transporter substrate-binding protein: MRVRTRVISAVTAGGALLALSGCGAADMTKQSSPYANAAGARTVTLSVQSWVGAQADVAVAEYLLKNELGYRVDKVQIDEVPAWDALSQGRVDAIMEDWGHPEQEQRYVKDKKTIVSGGDVGVTGHIGWYVPTYFAKKHPDVTDWKNLNKYADRFRTSESGGKGQLMDGSPSYVTNDKALVQNLDLDYEVVFAGSEAAQITQIEQFAKQQKPFLTYWYKPQWLFKKVPMTEVKLPEYKEGCDADPAKIKCAYPHTPLKKYLNADFAKKGGDAAKFLKNFTWSEEDQNEVSLMIADKKMSPEDAAKAWVDKNESKWKGWLPK; this comes from the coding sequence ATGCGAGTTCGTACGCGTGTGATCAGCGCCGTCACGGCGGGCGGCGCGCTCCTCGCGCTGTCCGGCTGTGGCGCCGCCGACATGACCAAGCAGTCCTCGCCGTACGCGAACGCCGCGGGGGCCAGGACGGTGACCCTCTCGGTCCAGTCCTGGGTCGGCGCGCAGGCGGACGTCGCCGTCGCCGAGTACCTGCTCAAGAACGAGCTGGGCTACCGCGTCGACAAGGTCCAGATCGACGAGGTGCCCGCCTGGGACGCCCTCAGCCAGGGCCGCGTCGACGCGATCATGGAGGACTGGGGCCACCCCGAGCAGGAGCAGCGGTACGTCAAGGACAAGAAGACGATCGTCTCCGGCGGCGACGTCGGCGTGACCGGGCACATCGGCTGGTACGTCCCCACGTACTTCGCCAAGAAGCACCCGGACGTCACCGACTGGAAGAACCTCAACAAGTACGCCGACCGGTTCCGCACCTCCGAGAGCGGCGGCAAGGGCCAGCTCATGGACGGCTCCCCGTCGTACGTGACGAACGACAAGGCCCTGGTGCAGAACCTGGACCTGGACTACGAGGTCGTCTTCGCGGGGTCCGAGGCGGCGCAGATCACCCAGATCGAGCAGTTCGCCAAGCAGCAGAAGCCCTTCCTCACCTACTGGTACAAGCCGCAGTGGCTGTTCAAGAAGGTGCCGATGACGGAGGTGAAGCTGCCCGAGTACAAGGAGGGCTGCGACGCCGACCCGGCCAAGATCAAGTGCGCGTATCCGCACACGCCGCTCAAGAAGTACCTCAACGCGGACTTCGCCAAGAAGGGCGGCGACGCCGCGAAGTTCCTGAAGAACTTCACGTGGTCGGAGGAGGACCAGAACGAGGTCTCCCTCATGATCGCGGACAAGAAGATGTCCCCCGAGGACGCGGCGAAGGCGTGGGTGGACAAGAACGAATCGAAGTGGAAGGGCTGGCTTCCCAAGTAG
- a CDS encoding isocitrate lyase/PEP mutase family protein: MSPVGTLRALHHGRAPGDPLILPGPWDAASARVFEEAGSPALATPSAGIALSLGYEDEQVPPTEMFAAVARIVRSVSVPVSADIEAGYGLAPKELVERLLETGAVGCNLEDSYKGPGGPHTLRDPAEQADFLAEVRGAAGGSLFVNARVDTFLAGVPEPGAAIERARLYMAAGADCVYPILAPPEQLPALRAGIDGPLNAVVRAGGPSPQELGKLGATRVTFGPGLLHRSLGALRDIADELV; this comes from the coding sequence GTGAGCCCCGTCGGCACCCTGCGCGCCCTGCACCACGGCCGCGCGCCCGGTGACCCGCTGATCCTGCCGGGGCCGTGGGACGCGGCGAGCGCGCGGGTGTTCGAGGAGGCGGGGAGCCCCGCGCTGGCCACGCCGAGCGCGGGGATCGCGCTCTCCCTCGGGTACGAGGACGAGCAGGTGCCGCCCACGGAGATGTTCGCGGCGGTCGCGCGGATCGTCCGGTCCGTCTCGGTGCCCGTGAGCGCGGACATCGAGGCCGGTTACGGCCTCGCCCCGAAGGAGCTGGTGGAGCGGCTCCTGGAGACCGGCGCGGTCGGCTGCAACCTGGAGGACTCCTACAAGGGGCCGGGTGGCCCGCACACGCTCAGGGACCCCGCCGAGCAGGCCGACTTCCTCGCGGAGGTGCGGGGCGCCGCGGGTGGGAGCCTCTTCGTCAACGCGCGTGTGGATACGTTCCTCGCGGGCGTCCCGGAGCCGGGGGCGGCGATCGAGCGGGCCCGCCTGTACATGGCGGCGGGCGCGGACTGCGTCTACCCGATCCTGGCGCCGCCCGAGCAGCTTCCCGCGCTGCGGGCGGGCATCGACGGGCCGCTCAACGCGGTCGTCCGGGCGGGCGGGCCCTCGCCTCAGGAGCTGGGGAAGCTCGGTGCGACCCGGGTCACCTTCGGGCCCGGTCTGCTCCACCGGAGCCTGGGCGCCCTGCGGGACATCGCCGACGAGCTGGTCTGA
- a CDS encoding carboxymuconolactone decarboxylase family protein, translating into MSARTQYLDKAVGGAMAALSAAAKKGLGDPVLAELVMMRASQINACAFCLDMHVEIALKNGETPKRVTLLNAWQEAGPLFSERERAALALTEAVTVLTDDFVPDDVYEAAAAHFDEAELAHLIGLIAVINSWNRLMVSRRVEPGAQAW; encoded by the coding sequence GTGAGCGCTCGTACGCAGTACTTGGACAAGGCCGTCGGCGGCGCGATGGCCGCGCTGAGCGCCGCCGCCAAGAAGGGGCTCGGCGATCCGGTCCTCGCCGAGCTGGTGATGATGCGGGCCTCGCAGATCAACGCGTGCGCGTTCTGTCTCGACATGCATGTGGAGATCGCCCTCAAGAACGGGGAGACCCCGAAGCGTGTGACGCTCCTCAACGCCTGGCAGGAGGCCGGGCCGCTCTTCAGCGAGCGCGAGCGTGCCGCGCTCGCCCTGACCGAGGCCGTCACCGTGCTGACCGACGACTTCGTACCGGACGACGTGTACGAGGCGGCCGCCGCGCACTTCGACGAGGCCGAACTCGCCCATCTCATCGGTCTGATCGCCGTCATCAACAGCTGGAACCGGCTGATGGTGAGCCGCCGCGTCGAGCCGGGCGCTCAGGCGTGGTGA
- a CDS encoding carboxymuconolactone decarboxylase family protein, with protein sequence MTTNETAPENTSENAPAKEYVHEHTPRLAWATHAPEVFKAMIRLDAAARKGLDPVIYELVKIRASQINRCALCLDMHTKDALAAGESVERIVQLSAWEESRHFYTAQEVAAIELTEAVTVLTEGFVPDDVYERAAAHFDEAELTQLIAAITVINAWNRFGVTTRQVPGHYKAGDLK encoded by the coding sequence ATGACGACGAACGAGACCGCCCCTGAGAACACATCCGAAAACGCCCCCGCCAAGGAGTACGTCCACGAGCACACGCCCCGCCTCGCCTGGGCGACGCACGCCCCCGAGGTCTTCAAGGCCATGATCAGACTCGACGCGGCGGCCCGTAAGGGTCTCGACCCGGTGATCTACGAGCTGGTGAAGATCCGCGCCTCGCAGATCAACCGCTGCGCCCTCTGCCTGGACATGCACACCAAGGACGCGCTCGCCGCGGGCGAGAGCGTCGAGCGGATCGTCCAGCTCAGCGCGTGGGAGGAGTCGCGGCACTTCTACACGGCCCAGGAGGTCGCCGCGATCGAACTGACCGAGGCGGTCACCGTCCTCACCGAGGGCTTCGTGCCGGACGACGTGTACGAGCGGGCGGCCGCGCACTTCGACGAGGCTGAGCTGACCCAGCTGATCGCCGCGATCACCGTCATCAACGCGTGGAACCGCTTCGGCGTCACGACCCGCCAGGTGCCGGGCCACTACAAGGCCGGGGACCTCAAGTGA
- a CDS encoding PLP-dependent aminotransferase family protein — MAESWATLGVDLHLETGGEATRNGVRKGLTDALRAAVRGGRLAPGTRLPSSRSLAVDLGIARNTVADAYADLVAEGWLTARQGSGTRVAERVITPPARPAPTRRPAGAPAYDLTPGTPDLASFPRAEWLKAARRALSAAPNAALGYGDPRGRVELREALAGYLARARGVHADPDRIVITAGFVHGLSILGRVLRARGLREVTVESYGLDIHWNLLHRAGLRTTPLDLDDLGTRTAGLDTGASKAVLLTPAHQFPMGVPLHPDRRAAAVDWARREGGLILEDDYDGEFRYDRQPVGALQGLDPERVVYLGTASKSLAPGLRLGWMVLPSGLRDEVLGEKEAAGWSCGTPDQLTLADFLTSGAYDRHVRGARLRYRRRRDQLVAALAERSPGTRATGIAAGLHAVLELPPDTERSVVQAANWERLAVQGLSRFRHPLAGERQRDALVVGYGTPPEHAWAGALDALCRVLP, encoded by the coding sequence ATGGCGGAATCCTGGGCCACTCTGGGCGTCGACCTTCATCTGGAGACCGGCGGCGAGGCGACCCGCAACGGCGTGCGCAAGGGCCTGACGGACGCCCTGCGCGCGGCGGTGCGCGGCGGCCGTCTCGCCCCCGGCACCCGGCTGCCCTCCTCCCGCTCCCTCGCCGTCGACCTCGGCATCGCGCGGAACACCGTCGCCGACGCGTACGCCGACCTGGTCGCCGAGGGCTGGCTCACCGCCCGGCAGGGCTCGGGCACCCGGGTCGCGGAGCGCGTGATCACGCCCCCGGCGCGGCCCGCGCCGACCCGCAGGCCCGCGGGCGCGCCGGCCTACGACCTCACTCCCGGCACCCCCGACCTGGCGTCCTTCCCGCGCGCGGAGTGGCTCAAGGCGGCCAGGCGGGCCCTGTCGGCGGCGCCCAACGCCGCGCTCGGATACGGCGATCCGCGCGGCCGCGTCGAACTCCGCGAGGCCCTGGCCGGGTACCTCGCGCGGGCCCGCGGCGTGCACGCCGACCCCGACCGCATCGTCATCACCGCCGGGTTCGTGCACGGCCTCTCGATCCTGGGCCGCGTGCTGCGGGCGCGCGGTCTGCGGGAGGTGACCGTGGAGTCGTACGGCCTGGACATCCACTGGAACCTGCTGCACCGCGCGGGCCTGCGCACGACCCCGCTCGACCTCGACGACCTGGGCACCCGCACCGCGGGGCTGGACACGGGCGCCTCGAAGGCGGTGCTGCTGACCCCCGCCCACCAGTTCCCGATGGGCGTACCGCTGCACCCCGACCGGCGCGCGGCGGCCGTCGACTGGGCGCGGCGCGAGGGCGGGCTGATCCTGGAGGACGACTACGACGGCGAGTTCCGCTACGACCGCCAGCCCGTCGGCGCGCTCCAGGGCCTCGACCCCGAGCGCGTGGTCTACCTCGGCACGGCCAGCAAGTCCCTCGCCCCCGGTCTGCGCCTGGGCTGGATGGTGCTCCCGTCGGGGCTGCGCGACGAGGTCCTCGGCGAGAAGGAGGCCGCCGGGTGGTCCTGCGGCACGCCCGACCAGCTGACGCTCGCGGACTTCCTCACGTCGGGTGCGTACGACCGTCATGTGCGCGGCGCCCGCCTGCGCTACCGCCGCCGCCGCGACCAGCTCGTGGCCGCCCTCGCCGAACGGTCCCCCGGGACCCGCGCCACGGGCATCGCGGCCGGCCTCCACGCGGTCCTCGAACTCCCGCCGGACACCGAGCGGTCCGTGGTCCAGGCCGCCAACTGGGAGCGCCTCGCGGTGCAGGGCCTGTCCCGCTTCCGCCATCCTCTCGCGGGGGAGCGGCAGCGGGACGCGCTGGTGGTGGGGTACGGGACGCCGCCGGAGCACGCGTGGGCGGGGGCGCTGGACGCGCTGTGCCGGGTGCTTCCGTGA
- a CDS encoding NAD(P)-dependent oxidoreductase, with protein MTKKTQTTDGAAGRVTVLGLGDMGSAIARTFVEHGFDTTVWNRTASKSAPLVDAGATAAETAAEAVAASPLVVICLLDGTAVDEVLAAVEGAIAGKVLVNVTSGSPAQARACERWANERGAQYIDGKVMGDPPDVGKPHVMFPFSGSRAAYEAHEPVLKVLGGIAYHGEDAGAAAVEFMAQVAMGFELLIGFLHTLKLVRAEGVDVTEFTDRLAGTLTAYPPLLTSMAEAVKSGKYGPDLGSLDVQAALMDDLIGHRESLGVETVRMREVKRLMTRRIADGHGDQGFSSLFELLGK; from the coding sequence ATGACGAAGAAGACACAGACAACTGACGGTGCGGCCGGCCGGGTCACCGTGCTCGGCCTGGGCGACATGGGCTCGGCGATCGCAAGGACCTTCGTAGAGCACGGCTTTGACACCACGGTCTGGAACAGAACCGCATCCAAGAGCGCGCCACTGGTCGACGCGGGGGCGACGGCGGCGGAGACGGCCGCGGAAGCGGTGGCGGCGAGTCCGCTCGTCGTGATCTGCCTGCTCGACGGCACGGCGGTGGACGAGGTTCTGGCGGCCGTGGAGGGAGCGATCGCGGGCAAGGTGCTGGTGAACGTCACGAGCGGCTCGCCCGCTCAGGCGCGGGCCTGCGAACGCTGGGCGAACGAGCGCGGCGCCCAGTACATCGACGGCAAGGTCATGGGGGACCCGCCGGATGTGGGCAAGCCGCACGTCATGTTCCCGTTCAGCGGCTCCCGCGCCGCCTACGAGGCCCACGAGCCGGTACTGAAGGTCCTGGGCGGCATCGCGTACCACGGGGAGGACGCCGGTGCGGCCGCCGTGGAGTTCATGGCCCAGGTCGCGATGGGCTTCGAACTGCTCATCGGCTTCCTGCACACGCTCAAGCTGGTGCGGGCGGAGGGCGTCGACGTCACCGAGTTCACCGACCGCCTCGCGGGTACGTTGACCGCCTACCCGCCGCTGCTGACCTCGATGGCCGAGGCGGTCAAGAGCGGCAAGTACGGCCCCGACCTCGGTTCGCTCGACGTACAGGCCGCACTGATGGACGACCTGATCGGCCACCGGGAGTCCCTCGGTGTGGAGACGGTGCGGATGCGGGAGGTCAAGCGCCTGATGACCCGCCGCATCGCGGACGGCCACGGCGACCAGGGCTTCTCCAGCCTGTTCGAGCTGCTGGGGAAGTAG
- a CDS encoding SAM-dependent methyltransferase, with protein MPETEPETDISRVDTARPHTARIWNYWLGGKDNYEVDQEAGDRIRELHPGIGEYARADRLFLGRAVRHLVTNEGIRQFLDVGTGLPTADNTHEVAQRLAPESRVVYVDNDPLVLAHARALLTSSPEGRTDYLDADMRDVDTILEHAARTLDFSEPVALMLLGVVIFIDDDAEAYDVVRRLLDGLPTGSHLVLSHTVTSPAMPDVDAAVAFWNEHGTPKLTQRSPAQVARFFDGLELLEPGVVSCNRWRAQTADLPDEVAMFAGVGRKS; from the coding sequence GTGCCCGAGACCGAGCCCGAGACCGACATCAGCAGGGTCGACACCGCCCGGCCCCACACGGCCCGGATCTGGAACTACTGGCTCGGCGGCAAGGACAACTACGAGGTGGACCAGGAGGCGGGCGACCGCATCCGCGAACTGCACCCCGGCATCGGCGAGTACGCCCGCGCCGACCGCCTCTTCCTCGGCCGCGCGGTGCGTCACCTGGTGACGAACGAAGGCATCCGGCAGTTCCTCGACGTCGGCACCGGCCTGCCGACCGCCGACAACACCCACGAGGTCGCCCAGCGCCTCGCCCCCGAGTCCCGCGTCGTCTACGTCGACAACGACCCGCTGGTGCTCGCCCACGCCCGCGCCCTGCTCACCAGCTCCCCCGAGGGCCGCACCGACTACCTCGACGCGGACATGCGCGACGTCGACACCATCCTCGAACACGCCGCCCGCACCCTCGACTTCAGCGAGCCCGTCGCCCTGATGCTGCTCGGGGTCGTCATCTTCATCGACGACGACGCCGAGGCGTACGACGTCGTACGGCGGCTCCTCGACGGCCTGCCCACCGGCAGCCACCTAGTGCTCAGCCACACCGTCACCAGCCCGGCGATGCCGGACGTGGACGCGGCCGTGGCGTTCTGGAACGAACACGGCACACCGAAGCTCACCCAGCGCAGCCCGGCCCAAGTGGCCCGGTTCTTCGACGGGTTGGAGCTGCTGGAGCCGGGCGTGGTGTCGTGCAACCGCTGGCGTGCGCAGACGGCCGACCTGCCGGACGAGGTGGCGATGTTCGCCGGGGTGGGCCGCAAGTCCTAG